The following are encoded together in the Cicer arietinum cultivar CDC Frontier isolate Library 1 chromosome 2, Cicar.CDCFrontier_v2.0, whole genome shotgun sequence genome:
- the LOC101504658 gene encoding embryonic abundant protein VF30.1-like produces MEFARISVLVLFCLAFVEIGASPAEDYWRSIWPNTPLPKAFFDLLLPYGRSNSLPISAKEMNQYSTLFFEHDLYPGKKISLGNIQSLGKTVRPFIKPTQGVTDSIWLANKERQSLEDFCESPTAIGEHKHCVSSLESMIDHVISHFGTTKIKAISSTFVQNQDQYVVEEVKKVGDNAVMCHRLNFEKVVFNCHQVQATTAYVVSLVSPDGTKAKALTVCHHDTKGMNSELLYEALKVDPGTVPVCHFIGNKAAAWVPNHSNDHLCVI; encoded by the exons ATGGAGTTTGCACGTATCTCTGTTTTAGTTCTGTTTTGT TTGGCTTTTGTGGAAATTGGTGCATCACCAGCTGAAGATTATTGGCGATCTATTTGGCCAAACACTCCTCTGCCTAAAGCTTTCTTTGATTTGTTGTTGCCtt ATGGAAGAAGCAATAGTCTACCCATTAGTGccaaagaaatgaatcaatattCGACACTCTTTTTCGAACATGACCTCTATCCTGGAAAGAAAATTTCTTTAGGTAACATTCAATCTTTGGGAAAGACCGTACGACCATTCATAAAACCAACACAAGGTGTCACAGACTCCATATGGTTGGCAAATAAAGAGAGACAAAGTCTCGAGGACTTTTGTGAAAGCCCAACTGCTATAGGAGAACACAAACATTGTGTATCATCTTTAGAATCGATGATTGATCATGTCATTTCACATTTTGGGACGACAAAGATTAAGGCGATTTCAAGTACCTTTGTCCAAAATCAAGACCAATATGTTGTTGAGGAAGTGAAAAAAGTTGGAGACAATGCAGTGATGTGTCACagattaaattttgaaaaagttgTATTCAATTGCCACCAAGTGCAAGCAACAACAGCTTACGTGGTCTCATTAGTATCCCCTGATGGAACTAAAGCTAAAGCCTTAACAGTTTGTCACCATGATACAAAAGGTATGAATTCTGAGTTGCTTTATGAAGCTCTCAAAGTTGACCCTGGAACTGTTCCTGTTTGCCATTTCATCGGCAATAAGGCTGCTGCTTGGGTACCTAACCATTCTAATGACCATCTTTGTGTCATCTAG
- the ARF7 gene encoding auxin response factor 8, protein MKLSTSGMSQQGHEGGEKKCLNSELWHACAGPLVSLPTAGTRVVYFPQGHSEQVAATTNREIDGQIPNYPSLPPQLICQLHNVTMHADVETDEVYAQMTLQPLTPQEQKDTFLPMELGIPSKQPSNYFCKTLTASDTSTHGGFSVPRRAAEKVFPPLDFSQQPPAQELIARDLHDTEWKFRHIFRGQPKRHLLTTGWSVFVSAKRLVAGDSVLFIWNEKNQLLLGIRRASRPQTVMPSSVLSSDSMHIGLLAAAAHAAATNSCFTVFYNPRASPSEFVIPLSKYIKAVYHTRVSVGMRFRMLFETEESSVRRYMGTITSISDMDPARWPNSHWRSVKVGWDESTAGERQPRVSLWEIEPLTTFPMYPSLFPLRLKRPWHPGTSSFLDGRDEGLMWLRGGPGDHGLNSLNFQGAGLLPWMQQRLGPTLLGNDQNQQYQAMLAAAGLQNQGNVDLLRQQMMNFQQPFNYLQQSGNLSPLQLQQQQAIQQSLSTNILQPQGQVLAHNNRENQTQQAQQQQHSYQDSVLIQGDPLHQRQHSSLPSPSYSKPDYLDTGMKFSASVSPSQNMLGSLCSEGSGNLLNLSRSGHSMLNEQLPQQSWASKYSPSQVNAIGNSSMSHMQYSGRDTAMVPPHCNSDSQNSILFGVNIDSSGLLLPTTVPRYTTASADTDASTMPLGESGFQGSPYPCMQDSSELLQSAGQIDNQNQTPTFVKVYKVGSVGRSLDISRFNSYHELWEELAQMFGIEGKFEDPLRSGWQLVFVDRENDVLLLGDDPWESFVNNVWYIKILSPEDIQKMGEQAIESLGPSSGQRLNNTGAESHDIVSGLPSLGSLEY, encoded by the exons ATGAAGCTTTCAACATCAGGAATGAGTCAGCAAGGACATGAAG GAGGGGAGAAgaagtgtttgaattctgagcTATGGCATGCATGTGCGGGTCCATTGGTGTCCCTACCAACTGCAGGGACTCGTGTAGTTTACTTCCCTCAAGGTCATAGTGAGCAG GTTGCTGCCACAACCAACAGAGAAATTGATGGTCAAATACCGAATTACCCGAGCTTGCCGCCTCAGTTGATATGCCAACTTCATAATGTTACAATGCAT GCAGATGTTGAAACTGATGAAGTGTATGCTCAAATGACACTACAGCCGTTGACTCCG CAAGAGCAGAAAGATACGTTTCTACCTATGGAATTGGGGATTCCAAGTAAGCAGCcatcaaattatttttgcaAGACATTGACGGCGAGTGATACCAGCACACATGGAGGGTTCTCTGTTCCTCGTCGTGCAGCTGAGAAAGTTTTTCCTCCATTG GATTTCTCACAGCAGCCTCCTGCACAAGAACTAATTGCTAGGGATCTCCATGACACTGAGTGGAAGTTTCGACATATTTTTCGGG GACAGCCAAAACGGCACCTTCTTACCACTGGGTGGAGTGTATTTGTTAGTGCCAAAAGACTTGTAGCTGGAGATTCTGTGCTTTTCATTTG GAATGAAAAAAATCAGCTTCTTTTGGGAATACGCCGTGCCAGTCGGCCACAAACTGTTATGCCATCATCAGTTCTTTCCAGTGATAGTATGCACATTGGACTTCTTGCGGCTGCAGCTCATGCTGCAGCAACTAATAGCTGTTTCACCGTGTTCTATAATCCAAg GGCTAGTCCATCCGAGTTCGTCATACCActttcaaaatatatcaaagcTGTGTACCATACACGTGTTTCTGTTGGTATGCGTTTCAGGATGCTTTTTGAGACTGAAGAATCAAGTGTGCGCAG GTACATGGGTACAATAACTAGCATAAGTGATATGGATCCTGCTCGGTGGCCGAATTCTCATTGGCGGTCTGTTAAG GTCGGTTGGGATGAATCGACAGCTGGAGAGAGACAGCCACGGGTATCTTTATGGGAGATTGAGCCTTTAACTACATTTCCAATGTATCCATCACTATTTCCCCTTCGATTGAAACGACCGTGGCATCCTGGcacttcttcttttcttg ATGGCAGAGACGAAGGGCTAATGTGGCTGAGAGGTGGTCCTGGAGACCATGGTCTTAATTCTCTGAATTTTCAAGGTGCGGGATTGTTGCCCTGGATGCAGCAGAGACTGGGTCCAACTTTGCTCGGAAATGATCAAAATCAGCAATATCAAGCCATGTTGGCCGCTGCTGGTTTGCAGAACCAAGGGAATGTCGATCTATTGAGGCAACAAATGATGAATTTTCAACAGCCTTTCAATTATCTTCAACAATCGGGAAACCTCAGTCCTTTGCAGCTTCAGCAGCAGCAAGCAATTCAACAATCCTTATCGACTAATATCCTGCAACCACAAGGCCAAGTGTTGGCACACAACAATCGTGAAAACCAAACGCAGCAAGCGCAACAGCAACAACACAGTTATCAAGATTCGGTTTTGATTCAAGGTGATCCACTCCATCAGAGGCAACACTCTAGTTTGCCGTCACCATCATATTCAAAACCAGATTACTTAGACACAGGCATGAAGTTTTCTGCTTCAGTTTCGCCGAGTCAAAACATGCTCGGTTCACTTTGTTCAGAAGGGAGTGGCAATCTGTTGAATTTATCCAGAAGTGGTCATTCTATGCTGAATGAACAGTTACCTCAACAATCATGGGCCTCAAAGTATTCACCTTCGCAGGTCAATGCCATTGGCAACTCTTCAATGTCGCACATGCAGTATTCCGGAAGAGATACGGCAATGGTACCACCGCATTGCAACTCAGATTCCCAAAATTCCATTCTGTTTGGGGTCAATATCGATTCATCTGGTCTTCTGCTCCCTACGACTGTCCCTCGTTATACTACTGCATCTGCTGACACCGATGCATCCACAATGCCTTTAGGGGAGTCTGGTTTCCAGGGTTCTCCATATCCTTGCATGCAAGATTCATCGGAGTTGTTGCAAAGTGCAGGGCAGATTGATAACCAAAACCAGACGCCGACATTTGTAAAG GTATACAAAGTAGGTTCCGTAGGGCGCTCACTTGACATCTCGCGATTCAACAGCTATCATGAGCTGTGGGAGGAGTTGGCTCAGATGTTTGGAATTGAGGGGAAATTTGAAGATCCTCTTAGATCAGGCTGGCAGCTTGTATTTGTCGACAGGGAGAACGATGTTCTTCTCCTTGGAGACGATCCGTGGGA ATCATTTGTCAATAATGTTTGGTATATCAAAATACTTTCTCCTGAAGATATTCAGAAAATGGGAGAACAAGCCATTGAATCCCTTGGTCCAAGTTCTGGACAAAGGCTGAATAACACTGGTGCAGAATCTCATGACATTGTTTCTGGGCTACCATCATTAGGCTCACTTGAATACTGA